aaagggtaAAAGGGTAATCTAGAagtggaataggctgcccaaggaggtggctGAATCTCCATCCCTAGTGGTGTTTAGAAGACctatagatgtggtgcttaggagcATATTTTAAGCACTGGAattggtagagttaggttaatggttggtggAGCTAGGTTATGGtgggactcaatgatcttaaaggtcttttccaatcagaacaattctgtgatacGGTATTGAGCAGTGTTCAAGTAAATgtcttttgtttcccttcttctcCATATTGCACTACAGTGTCTGAAGTTTGGAATAACATATTAGAAAGTTATAGTTGAGTTTTAAAcagccttttaatttttttcttcttattttttttccttccagttttctACAAAAAAATGGTGGCTTCATATTCCtgattttttgtatttgtaagcctttttctctttttttcttttttttttcttttttttttttttctttttttttttgaagagtTTGTAAATGAACGGTGCACAGAACGTGCAAGATCTAATTATAAAACTTGAAGTTCTTGGCATTGCTCATTGAACTAACAGAGTAACCCTGCTTGGTAAAAGCTCCTGCTGTTAGAGTACTAATTTTAGGATGAAAAAGATTATTGAACCCTGGGTCCTGGTGAAGTGGTCAGCATCCTTTAGAATATAATTATTAAGAAATATAGTGTAGGAGGTTTGGATAAGTGACTTAGTACAAGAccacctggagtactctgtccagctctggagcacccaacacaggaaggaaggacatggagctcttgagGCCAATCCAGAGAAGAggcacaaagatgatcagagggatggagcacctctgctatggagacaggctgagagagttgtggcttttcagcctggagaagagaaggctccgggagGACTTTATAGTGGCTTTCCAATACTTGaagagcctacaggaaagccgAGGAGGGTCCTTTAACAAGGTCATGTAGTGACAGGGCAAGGGAGAacggctttaaactggaagaggttggatttaggttagacattaggaagaaattctttcctgtgagggtggtgagacactggcacaggttgcccaaggaagtagtggatgccccctccctggaaatgttcaaggccaggttggatggggctgtgagcaacctggtctagtgggaggtgtccctgcccatgcaggggggttggaactagatgatctttaaggtcccttccaacccaaactattttgTGATCTTTCAGCCAGAATCATAATAGCAAGATACAGTCTTTGTCAAACTTTTCTAGCTCACTGCAGAGCCAATGAGGTATGTGTGACCGTTTAAAATAGGTTGATCATATGATAACAAAACACCAGAGTTAATTGTATGGaaaaattacataatttttagaaaggattttgtattttaaacccAGAATGATTAATTTGAGCCATGTATTCTGTCATTCTGTATACTCCCTGGGTGAAGAGAGGTACAAGgacttttcttctgctgcatcTCAGGTGTTAGCACATGTTAGAAAGGCTGGTACTCAGAATGGCAATGCAAAATCTCTCTCCCTAAATGATTGGAACAACAGCCCAGTCCATTTCTGATGGGAGGTCTTATATCTCCTCTAAATAATGTTAATAGTTTCACAGAAGAGCTTCTGTCCTGTCAGAAAAATCATCTTAGGCATGTGCTAAGGCTCCTTGCTGTCACAGGTTACACATTGTCAGCAATGTCTCTGTTAACTTCCAGTTCAGGTATGACTCATGATGGTTTCTAGAAATCCCTCTGTTTaaacttcttttctgtctgCCTACGGTAGTCTTCTGTGTTTGAGGAAGGCAGCTGGCAGTATGTACATACAAAATCATGATGTTGACTCTGTTTCTGCATAATGTGAAAAAAGTCTTGCTCTGTCCCAGCTTTTTGAAATGCAGACAGGTTTGcagttggaaaataaaatataattttctgcCTGTTGTGCTTGTTACTAAAACTCAGCCATTTCATGGTTTAACAGTtggcaggaatatttttttttctttaaaaagcagcaggtaGCCTGTTTctgaactgattttttaaagaatagtTTGTTCTCATGGGTTTCTACAATGAAGAAGGTTCTGCTCAACTAGTGATATGGAAGTGGCcaatttttgctttgctgtatGTAAGTTGAAGCCTGTGACAGTTTTGTTGTGAACATCAGTTCATGGCAAGATTGAGTCTCGagtgaggggaaggaaaaggggagtGAAACCTTGAGCATCATGTTTGGAGATtgtaaaaagtttatttttctctgcctctctacttagatttttttttttccttttttatttttcctcctaggaaactagaaaaatatttgtgttgtgctaagaaagtaaaaatgccACTTTTCAAAGTATTTGTGTGGTATTCTTCAGTTTTAATCTGTAACTAATTCAACCTATGTGATTGATTTTGCTTCTGAATGTTATTTTAGAGAAGATTAATTTCTATAATACAGTGAGTAAAGAATTTTCTGGCAGAGATCTAACCGTAAATTAAATATTACTGGAATGTACAGTATCTTTGCATTAGTTAATTGCATGTATATATTCTCTGGCCATCTCAGACAAAGTGTAGAATTTGAGAACATGAACAGCTGATGTATGCAAAAATCATTCTGCATCcactttcttttcaaagtaaatGGAAGCTGGGTATAAATATGCAACTAGTGCTGTATTAAAAACTATGAATAGGAGTAAACAAGTAAGAttcacaatttaaaattaaagcttaTTGGAATGGGAGAGTGCAcctattaaattattttccatttatccCAACAATGACATTTCTTATCAGCATCATTATGTGGCATACAAAAGAGCATTCATTTGCATGTAGAGGAGCTTGAGAAACAATAGTCCAAGAGTAGATTTTTCCTATACTGAGTTAacatctaattttattttatttttaatagatctAATGCTAAAGCACTTTTCTGGTGCACTGACTTCCacttttgtgggtttttctgctTGTGTTATTTGACCAGGTTTATAAGCAAACTGCAGTGCCAGATCCTGCTTTTCTGTAGGAATTGAATTAAGGTGAATCTGTTGGGAAGAGagcttggctgctgcttttcctctttacAGTTGCtgatctttcttttctgttatttttattttttatttttcctaggaATTATTCCTCCTCACCATGAATCCCATGCTTTGGTGATGAAGTTCCGGCAGGAGCAGTACTGGGATATACACCATGCTCTTCGTGTAATTCGTTTTATTAATGATTCTACTCCACAGGTAGATGTTTTCCTCCGTATACATCAACTGGAATCAGGAAAGTTGCCTCGAAACTCTGCTTTTCCATTGGTCAGTTGTCATTTTAACAGTCTTTTaaatatagtattttatttaacttgGGACTGTAAACCTGTGAGAAACTGAACTGCAAGTAGCCCCACAAATGTGTGTAGACAGATGAAGTAAGgtgaatgaaaaataagtaCTAGTATAAAATAAgacatttcagtgcttttctctttgtcttcCCATAAGTACTTATGTAAGATTTTATACCTTAAAGTCTCTTTTCTGTACGTTGTCTGCTAGGCTTCAGGCGTTTTGTACTCTAGTACACTTGAGATTCTTTGTAGCGCTGAAATCAAATGACATAATCATATTAGAGCTCATAGTTTCTTAAATGTTCTGGAACAGGGATAATTCAGAGCCAGTATAAGCAGCAATTTATTGCAAATTGCATCATATAGttaaagtatttgtttttaGATCTAGACTTTAATGTACTGACCTCCTTTTTCTGTTAGTCTGAACTGATCCAGGCTTCTGTCAGGTAACGCCTGTACTCTGTGGTAAACAAGTCTGTTTTGATGGCAAGTCTAGAGTCTAATGATAGAAACAATGTGTGGATCTTACGTATAAAGCTCCATGAAAGAGAAGGTGATGGAAGGAGCCATGGGACATTCTGAAGTGGTTTTTATCCTGTATTTAATTTAGGCGTGTTCAGTCTAAACCTGCttactttgttatttttcatatgTAATAATGAAATTTGACatcagaacttaaaaaaaaaattaaaaatcatttaaaaaagagttaaaactgacatggaaaatacaatatttttggACTGGACAATAGTATAGAGCATTCTCTTGTCAGAGAGGGAGAGTGTTTTTGTGCCTTTGCCATTCATTGCCTAGGAACGTGGCCATCCTTCCCTGCAAGTTTCCTATAGAGTAATAATTTTCTTGATTTAAATTTCTTGGCATATCACCTAGTGGGCTGAGAATTCATTCCTTCTAGAGCAGTATTGCTTTCTGAGCAAGTGCTTTGTCAGTGCATCTCAGGGCATTAGCTGCTCTAATAGCAGTAGTGTGCTGGGGTTGAATAGTCATGGTGTTTAGCAGATCCACAGTTACTAGTCCTGTAActtatgtttgttttgctgtgggaAGCATTTGCTCTCTTTATCTGCCAGCCTGTTTTCAATGCAGTCACTGTCCCCTGAATCTTATACAAGGTTATTGCATGATAGTAATGTACATATTCTGTTCTGGAGGCAGTGGGAGTATAAAGATGGTGTTGGATTGGtctaaatattttgaaatatttgagtCATTTAGCAGACTATGATACTGTAGCTTACTGCTTCTGATGGTTAGAGTAGATCAGGCTGTGGATACATACCTGGGTTGTTACCCTGCCTCCTAATGTAGTCAGTACTGCCTGCATAAGGAAGATTGCAAGAAACGGGGCAAATCTAGAGCCTTTCCTTGTGCATCTTCCCTGATTAAAGACTTCCTGAGTTGCCTGTTGGTATGAGATCTAGTTGGTTTAGAGTTGGCTTATCTCCATCTACAGCATGTGCAGTCATACCATTAACTGTGGTTTAGGCATGCCTGTACTTCTGTTAAGAAGCTCTATCCTCTGGAGAAAAGATGGTGGTGTGCCCATTACATGCTTAATGTGTTGCTGGGAAATAAGGTACTCATCACCTGGGAAAGATACTTGTCTCTAGGAAGATGTTTATCTCAAAAGATTTTCTGTATATTGAAGGTAGACACAGAGCTCatgtctgcattttctttttttttttttttttcttttagtaactGCAACATCCATGACAAAGGTGTTTGAGGGACCTGTTTGGCCCTTGGCAAGGAATATGGTGAAAAATTCTGCTGCTATGCAGTATAAATATGGGAGCATAGAAGTAGGATTATTGCTGCCTTGTTAGGATGTGATACTGTCTCTTTTGAGAACTGTGAATCAGAGTTGTTCCAAACTCCTGAtttatgttttgattttaaaagcaagacaaGTCTTATTTTTTCTATTCTAACAGGTATCTGTCGCTATaatgcagctgctgcacagtgtTTCACTTATGAATATCAGAACAGCTCTTTCTGTATGTTGATTCCAGTTTGTTTTCCCCAATAGCAGGGAAAAggaatataataataatataaatcaGATAATCCAGTATTTCTTTGTAGTTAActtttctggctttgttttccaGGAGCCTGAAGATGAAGTGTTTCTTGCTATTGCTAAAGCAATGGAGGAAATGGTGGAGGATCCTATAGAATGCTATTGGCTTGTCAGCTGCTTTGTGAATCAGCTGAACAGCAAGCACAAAGATTCATTACAACAATTggtaaggaaaaaatacttttttcttttttcctttttttgtgagGAGAGCTatgaaggagggaggaggaagtaATGGAAAGCATTAATATATGGAGACAACTGGAGCATCAGAGGTGATGCCCTTGGAATCTGTTCCAGCAACTGTTttgagaaaacaggaagagtGCTTTTGTACTGTGATTGTACCAGCCTGTAGGGCATTTTGTCTATTGTAACATTagaaattgtttttgtttgctacATGGTAGTCTTCAATTACATCTTATGTTCTTTGCAGGTTAGCTAGAGCTTACATTGTATCTAGTTGAATGGTATTTCTCACAAATCGGTCACTTAAGAATTTTCTTTATTGTAAACAATTGAACATGTCACAAAGTCAAGAAGATCCTGATGGAGGTTTGCTACATTCTAGGCTGCATCTCTGGCATCCATATGCTTCTTATTGAATAACAGACAAAGCACGATTGCTTTGCTTTATAAATGGAGCAGGGTACTTAGTCTTCAGAAAAGCATTACATTGCAGGTTAAGAGACAGTAAAAAATGGAACAGAGTTCTTTTGGCACTGAacatttaaatgctttcatAGAACATTAATTTTGAACTTCTGTATCACAGGTTTATAACATTAAACTTTTATTGTGAAGAACAATAAATTTgctttgttattaaaaatgcttttgcaatTCTTCAAATAGTCTTAACAGATAAAAAACCTTTTAGTTAGTAATACCGACTGAGATGTAAGTATCCTAGTACCTGTTAACTGGCAATCACTGAATGAAAATTTCTTGCAGAAAATTGCCCTCATCCTTTGTTATTCTTTTGGAactaagaaatatattttaagccTACCTCCTATTGCTGGAAGTGATACCTGAAATTATACCAGGTTCTGTAATTCTTTTTGAAGGATAGAGgagcatttttaaagaaagtttgTGCTCACATGCACATAAGAAGTGCCAAGTGTCTCCCTCACGAGTTTATGTTTTAATATGAACATTGTACCGAGACTCCAGCTGTTGGAAAGTGGTTTTTGTCTTTTGACAGCTGAAGTTGTTACCTGTTTACCTAATTATGATGTTGTTACCTATCATTTACCTAATAAAAACTAGAAAGACACTCCTGAATTTATGGAAACATATATTGTGTTATATTAGAATTTAACCAAAATGAGAattatgaattaatttttcGGCTCTGTCTAATGCTGTCCTGTTTGCTTTGCTAAATACTTTGGActttcaaacaaaaaatcagtgtTCGGCTTTTAATATATTGCACAGGGATTACGGTCAGAATTGATTATCAGGGCTTTGCTGCACTGtgtgtagattttttttttttttcacgtgTGCTGACGTGATTAGGTTTGAGGTGATTGAAACTCAATTTTACTTATTATGGTAGCAGTGAAGTAATTAGTGCTGGTTTAATCTCTACATTGCCTGAAGCTCTTAAGCACCTCCTTTCATTAGGGAGTACTGTGTATTTTGGAAGTTCTACTAGTGGTCAGCAATTTAAGAAACCTGGAgttgtttgtttattaaagTACTTAATTAGCTACTTGCAAAAATCAGCAACATTTGTATTTTGGAACAGTATGTTTTTAGTTAAAATACATAATGCAAGTTTGTTGGTTTAATGtgctattttctttattttttttagttttaagaCTCTTTTTGTCTTACGGTGTGTGTTAACAATGGAGGATACTCTGATGAGAGTTGTCTAAAATTTTCCAATTCCTTTCTCAGCCAAAATTTCTGGAGCAGTATTTGAACATTGAAGATAACAGACTGCTGATGCATCTGAAAGCATGTGCTGCAATGAGCAAACTCCCCTATGATCTTTggtttaaaaagtgttttgcaGGCTGTTTACCTGAGTCTAGTTTACAGAGGCAagtgctattttttcttttctgtttgtaattACATAGTAATTTTAGCTTTTTGTCATTACTAACAGGCAAAGAGCTCTCCTTACTTCATTGGTAAGATTATGGAGTTAACTTGTTGACTTGGAAATTATAAAATTGGATTTGATTCCACTTGTTACTGATGCAAGGTAATCTGTGTGATCATTTCTTACATTGAAATAAAAGCACGATGGCATTGAATATGGTGACTGATACTTAATGCTTCCTAGAAATTAAAACTCCACATCCCCTCTTAGTGATAGATATCTGAAGAGTGGTCAGTTTTAAGGTTTTTTAACCGAAATTCTAGCTTAAGTAGTGGTTATAATATTGTCTTAGcattagatgaaaaaaaaatttggaaaagtttatttttaaaagtactagGGCAGGTTGAGTATTACAAAGTTAATGAAACAGTGCTTTATATCAGGATTCAACAGCTGGAAATAGGCTGTCCAGcttttaaaaggggaaaattatTGTGCATGGCATGAAATGAAGCTTTTATGATTTCTCCAATTCTGATGTCTGAGAACTCATGAAAAGTGGAAAATCCAAGCTAGGTTCTTCTCTGTGTATCCTTTCTGCATTTAATAAGAGTTGCTACTAGCTGATGACACAGATAAAACAATGATTTTGTTTTCAGCCACCTTGAAACTTCAAGAAGTAACAAGGTTCAGGAGAAATTTTACTTCAGCACCTCCAGGATTTCAGTGACTAGTGTAGGAACctagtccctccccagctttcctgtagctgcttcaggtactggagggccagtataaggtctccttggagccttctcttctccagactgaacagcccaactctctcagcttgtcctGATAGGaaaggtgttccagccctctggtcgtcttcgtggccctcctctggactggctccaagagctccatgtcctttctgtgttgagggctccagaactggacacaatactccaggtgaggtctcatgaaagtggagcagaggggcagaatcacctccctcgacctcCTGGCCACAgttgttttgatgcagcccaggacatggttggatttctgggctgcaagcacacattgcccTCTTGTATGGAGCTTCTCAGCAACCAAGACCCTccagtccttttcctctggtctgttctcaatccattctctgcccaagcTGTAATTGTGCTTCGGATTGCCCCAAaccagatgcaggaccttgcatttggccttattgaacttaataaagttggcatgggcccacctctaAAGCCTGTTAAGGTCCCTCATGCTTAATGGTAGTAAAGATGGTCAGAATCTGAATAGTGAATGCAGTCTTGCTTGCTTATTTGGGACTTAACATTTGATGAAGTGGGGAAcagcccttttaaaaaatgttttatttgccCTTATGAAAATAAGGGGGGTTTAGGAAACAAGCTGTAAGATTAGAAATCATGCTCTCCAGTCTTGTAGTACAGTGTGATTGTGTGTGTTTTACTGCTGCCAAGGAATATGtctgagaaaacattttttgaacAAAACCTGAAGGATTTGGTGGTAGACCTTTAAGTGTTACTCAGTGTGCAGCATGGTAGTTGTTAACATGGCAAGTTCTTCTCATCAAGCCACCCATAAGGCTCCCAAATTGTAATCTCTGTGAAGTGGTGGTTCCATGTGACGTAGTAGTTAAAAGCTTTTACTACTTTTTACAGCTACAGAAATAATGTAAGCATGTATATAATGTTTATTACGTTCTTAAAAGCAATTAGATACATCTGGTTTGCCTGCATCTGTGttttacatttgcatttgtgGGTTACTTTCAGCAGATCATGATTAAccttgtttcattttgctttctctgtgtgaAACTTAACGCAGTTTGTTATTAGAAGTGACTGCTTTACCTGGGACTTGCCAGTCTCTTCAGGACTTTTTTCTGTAGTCTCGTGTGATCTGAAGTAGTCTTTGCTGACTACTGCATCAGGAGCTTCCTTGCATGTCCCCTaggagatatttttatttagagcTTATGTGATTGATGACCTTGCTACAAGGCCTTATGGCTGACAACTAGATCTGAAAGAGGATTTTGCATCAGAGCTGTTTTGCTATTGGAAGATTCAGATGTTTTTTAGATATCTGTTGAAAATCGAGCATTTTATGGAGCTGTGTTATCTTGgtagtggaaaaggaaaaaatctagatgaagtattttgatttttgtatttcatcttGTCAAAATCTTTGGTTTCAAACTTCTGCCATTTCAAAATCAGTTcatttatgtaaaatattttatctagtTACTGTACTGGTTAGCATTCTCATATGCTGTTTTACCTTACTGAAATAGAGTGTTTTGattatttgatatttttcaaaaactttttttttttcttcatgtaaaaGGTTGCAATATTGGCTTTTTTATCACTTTGCAGTAAAAAGAAATGCCAGTGTTAGTACTTATGATGTCACAGCAGTTTTCCAACAGTTCTTGTGGGAACATGATAGAagtgcactttttttttgccaatttaGGTTTCTGAATTATTCAGTTGTAATCATAATGGGCTCATTTGCTAAGGAAGTAACATACTTCATGGGTTGCATGTGACATATAAACTTAATAAATGCTTGGAGTTTTAGTTTGGATTAGAATCTAGAAGCCCTAATGCTTATCTGAAATGTATCCAAATGGCAGTGTAAGAACTGCTGAGCATTGAAAACAAGTCTCCAGTTCTCCTGTgagttttacttatttttttgtcaAGTGAGAGATGATCTGAGCTCTGTCTTTTATGATTTAATTTAACTTATGATTTAGTACTGTATTTCTTAGAGAGGTTGCTTGCTTTCTATAAATTATACTCTTCTCTGCTGGGCACCTAAATctaaattttatgtttttttctctgaagtgtaCAAAATTTGTTTATGCTATGCAAAAATTTTATCCAATAACGGTGAGATGAAGTTGCATAATATCAGCTTTACTCCTGACAGTCTTTGTCATTCAgtataaatactgttttatagCAGATTTCTCCAAGTTATATAATCTTAACATTTATGCATCAGTTTAATTTAAATGGGCTTGGGAAATTTATATAGATGAGTTTCATGTAGAAACTTTTCCTTTGAGCTTATGCAGTGTCTTTGCTTGCTCTAATCCACTTGAAATATTATGGAACAAGCTTCTTAACAGACTTCTTAAAGGTGCCACAATGGTAGAAGAGAGGGGTAGATGGGCCATTTCAGTGGCTCTGTATCCCACCTGGAACATTGACAGGGAGCTTCCTGGAACATGAACCAGCCTGTACCACAGGTTTGAGAGGGACAGAACAGCTTGCTTCTGAAACAGGGAGAGAATTGGATCgcacctttattttttaaactcacCATTGCCCTATTTGCTTGATTTCTGCAACAGCATTGTCTGGTCATCTGTTCAGTAAACTCCATACATGGGGAGCTTCCCAATGGTGCCATGTGGGCCCTCGGCTGGAGAGTCCTGCAGTTAAAATCTTGGTGTCCCATCTGTGGTTTCAGCTCTACAGGCAAAATGGTACTTTGGCTGCCAGTTTATTCCTGTGCTGTCACCCCAGATGATCCAACTACAACAGAAGTAATCCAGCTTTGCAAATGTAATTGTGAATAAGCCTGGCATTTTTTATGGCCTCATGTTGCCAATCACGTATCATACCCCTGACTAACATTGTTTGTATTGTGCACTGAAGACTTGGCATTAGCATGACTGCAATAGCTGATGGGGTGGTGTTAGGTTATTAGCCTCTGGTAGCTTGTTTGTGGCAAAGTGTTTGGTAGTTCTCCTGACTGCCTTTCAAACTGGCACTTCCTCATGTATTGATGCATATCTTCTATCACATCTGTGATCTCCATGCCCTACATAAATCACATCTAATTGCAAAAATATAAGTTATTTGctagcagagaaaacagaaatatgaaaaataccTTACATTGACTATGTAGTGGGAGGGCATAAGAACGTGCATGTGAGCTACTACTACAGCGAAGCTTAAGTCAATTTGCCTTTGTTTAAGTAATTGAGCTGCTTCCCAACTCTGGAAACTGATGGGCTCAAGATCATGACATGGTATCAGGATGGGGTTTGTGGGAGCCTCATCATGTCCAGTTAGCATTGGAAGGACACCTAGAAGCGCATGCAGAGAGGTGGTCAGGCATTAGTTCTCTTTAAATGTCTCTGGCCTGGATGACTGGAGAACCAGAACCAGGGAATAAGATTGAGTGTGCTTATGCTGCAGCCTCAGGGGAAAAACTGTGAGATTAATGatagtatttcagaaaaaagagaaatcagcAAGGCTGTGATGCTTCTTGTATACTAGTGCACTGTCATGGTTGAGGAGCCTGAGAAACTGCCTCGAGAATGCCATGCCTTCACACACATACAGAGTAAGTTGTATTTTGTCTATAGAAAAAGCTCAGTGAAAAGTAAATGGCTTCATTTGTATAATCCTTGGCATGCTCTTTACCTTCACAGCTTcctgtttctttgtattttccctTGTGGTTGTTACTACTATTTCACAGTTCAAGAAATACCTACAATAGTGCTCCTGTGGTTAATTGAATACTGTTCTGTTTCACAGAGGGTGATAGTTGCATCCTGAGCATTCCTGAGTAGGGCTTACAGGCACATTGCATGACATCTCTGTTAGAATTTTCCCATCTCTACAAGCATAAAAAAATGGGTAAGAGTTGCATTTCTGATTGTCTACTTGATCTGAAGTGTTTGCTCTTACTTAAAAAGTGAAAGCAGAATACTTACATTATCATCACTAGAGATACAATGTGTAAAAGGGTGCTATATTAGGTTAGGATCATCAAATACAGGTTTCCTTGAAACTGCTGTTGGCTTCTTCCGTTCTAAGTGAACAATTTTCTGACATGGTTTATGTTACTATTCCTGGCTCGACTGGTGTAGACAAGGTGCTGACTGCTGGACTGTTTATCACAATGTCACATAGTAATTCCCTTACTGCTGTCACTGGTGGAGTTGCATTGAGAGTAACGTAGCTGGAAATGTTAAGAGGAAAAACACCTCAGCAGACACAGCTGGTTAATGCTGACATCTCATTCACTTTGTTATGCACCCTCCTCCAAAATTTGTTAGACACTGGTGATTTAGATACTGCATCTGTTTTGCTATTATTAAAACACTTGTCCTGGAACCAGACTAAATAATGCAGGAAAACATTAGAGTGTTTTCTGAGCATGAAATGTAACCTACTGTAATGTAATTATGGAGACTAAAGTCAGGAGACTTGaagcaaaataatgaaatactggGTATTTTATATTAGTATTAGTAAGTTTTATTCAAATTAACAGGAGCTTTAATatgaactttaaaaattctttcctgtttttgaGGTCTGCTACTCTCTGTATTGTCATTCATAATTACAATTACGATGCCCATGAGGAGTTGCTCTTGGATTATAATCAGATACatttgggaaggaaaatgtGTTAGAAATAAAGAAAGGTGGCCTATATGTACAGTGTGGAACAGGAGTGTGATCTCAGATAGCTTCCGAATGTCTCCAAGGAGGGAggctccaccacctctctaggcaacctgtgctAGTTCTCATTCACTtgcacagtgaaaaagtgtttcctgctgatcagagggaacctcctgtAGTTCAGTTTGT
This Apus apus isolate bApuApu2 chromosome 2, bApuApu2.pri.cur, whole genome shotgun sequence DNA region includes the following protein-coding sequences:
- the TBC1D7 gene encoding TBC1 domain family member 7 isoform X1, translating into MADDSQRNFRSVYYEKVGFRGVEEKKSLEILLKDDRLDIEKLCTFSQRFPLPSMYRILVWKVLLGIIPPHHESHALVMKFRQEQYWDIHHALRVIRFINDSTPQVDVFLRIHQLESGKLPRNSAFPLEPEDEVFLAIAKAMEEMVEDPIECYWLVSCFVNQLNSKHKDSLQQLPKFLEQYLNIEDNRLLMHLKACAAMSKLPYDLWFKKCFAGCLPESSLQRVWDKVISGSCKILVFVALEILLTFKMKIIALNTAEKITQFLENIPQDNTDAIVSKAVDLWRTHCGTPAHSV
- the TBC1D7 gene encoding TBC1 domain family member 7 isoform X2, translated to MTDIEKLCTFSQRFPLPSMYRILVWKVLLGIIPPHHESHALVMKFRQEQYWDIHHALRVIRFINDSTPQVDVFLRIHQLESGKLPRNSAFPLEPEDEVFLAIAKAMEEMVEDPIECYWLVSCFVNQLNSKHKDSLQQLPKFLEQYLNIEDNRLLMHLKACAAMSKLPYDLWFKKCFAGCLPESSLQRVWDKVISGSCKILVFVALEILLTFKMKIIALNTAEKITQFLENIPQDNTDAIVSKAVDLWRTHCGTPAHSV